From the Rhinatrema bivittatum chromosome 7, aRhiBiv1.1, whole genome shotgun sequence genome, one window contains:
- the SALL1 gene encoding sal-like protein 1 isoform X3: protein MKCGQEDMKSEIKNDRDTERAQANRTTKSKDAHICGRCCAEFFELSDVLQHKKNCTKNQLVLIVNENAASPPEALSPSSPSDNPDEQMSDTVNNTDQVDRCDLSEHDKLDEEVCMDVEVSGINNTGSSSDSITESISSSNSSTVGTSTITTSLPQLGDLTTLGNFSVINSNVIIENLQSTKVAVAQFSQEARCKGASNNKLAVPALMEQLLALQQQQIHQLQLIEQIRHQILLLASQNTEMPVTSNASQGTLRPSTNPLTTLSSHLSQQLAAAAGLAQSLASHSASIGGVKLPPIQLPQSNPGSTAVPSSSGSSPNINVLAAVVTPPSSDKVTSNAGGPQLSNPPVSTSSSPAFAISSLLSPASNPRLPQSSPSNSLFSNPLPSIGRTAEDLNSSSALAQQRKSKPPNVTAFEAKSTSDEAFFKHKCRFCAKVFGSDSALQIHLRSHTGERPFKCNICGNRFSTKGNLKVHFQRHKEKYPHIQMNPYPVPEHLDNIPTSTGIPYGMSIPPEKPVTSWLDTKPVLPTLTTSVGLPLPPTVPSLTPFIKTEEPQLLPISHPSSSPPYSVKSDSGATDLSLKNSNGHSDEAETGALPTSNGKTEESPPTSNTFLNVSSSPAADSGSSSIVTFTNPLMPLMSEQFKAKFPFGGLLESAPASETSKLQQLVENIDKKATDPNECIICHRVLSCQSALKMHYRTHTGERPFKCKVCGRAFTTKGNLKTHYSVHRAMPPLRVQHSCPICQKKFTNAVVLQQHIRMHMGGQIPNTPVSENYPESMESDTGSFDDKTLDDLDNFSDENMEECPDSSVPDTPKSVDASQDSFSSSPLPLEISSIAALENQMKMINAGLAEQLQASLRSAEIGSVEGDVMTNDSSSSVGGDVDSQSAGSPAISESTYSMQALSPANSTNDYQKSPCMEEKQHAALSSEFANGLSPASANGGTLDLTSSNADKMVKEESLSMLFPFRERGKFRNTACDICGKTFACQSALDIHYRSHTKERPFICTVCNRGFSTKGNLKQHMLTHQMRDLPSQLFEPNSSIGTNQNSSVVPANSLSALIKTEVNGFLHGSPQDNKEPPPPPSIAPAGPLPSSATSPVLLPTLPRRTPKQHYCNTCGKTFSSSSALQIHERTHTGEKPFACTICGRAFTTKGNLKVHMGTHMWNSTPARRGRRLSVDGPMTFLGGSAIKLPEIFQKDLAARAANGDPSSFWNQYAAALSNGLAMKTNEISVIQNGGTPPLPGSLGNGGCSPVGGLTGTLEKLQNSEPSAPLAGLERMTSGENGTSFRFTRFVEDNKEIVTN, encoded by the exons ATGAAGTGTGGACAAGAAGACATgaaatcagaaataaaaaatgata GAGACACTGAGAGGGCTCAAGCAAATCGAACAACAAAGAGCAAGGATGCTCATATCTGTGGCAGGTGCTGCGCCGAGTTCTTTGAATTATCAGATGTCCTGCAACACAAGAAGAACTGCACCAAAAATCAATTGGTTCTAATTGTGAATGAAAATGCAGCTTCTCCTCCTGAAGCGCTCTCTCCAAGTTCCCCTTCGGATAATCCTGATGAGCAGATGAGTGACACAGTTAATAACACGGATCAAGTCGACCGCTGCGACCTTTCGGAGCATGACAAACTTGACGAGGAAGTGTGCATGGACGTGGAGGTTTCCGGCATTAACAATACAGGTAGCAGCTCCGATAGCATCACCGAGAGTATTTCAAGCAGTAACAGTTCCACGGTGGGTACCTCAACTATCACAACCTCTCTACCTCAACTAGGGGATCTGACAACACTGGGCAATTTTTCAGTGATAAATAGTAATGTCATAATTGAAAACCTCCAGAGCACTAAAGTGGCAGTAGCACAGTTTTCGCAGGAAGCCCGGTGTAAAGGGGCCTCGAACAATAAACTTGCTGTGCCTGCCCTGATGGAGCAGCTTTTGGCTTTACAACAGCAGCAGATCCACCAGTTGCAGCTGATCGAACAAATCCGGCACCAAATATTATTGTTGGCGTCTCAAAATACCGAAATGCCAGTAACGTCTAATGCCTCTCAAGGTACTCTCCGGCCATCTACCAACCCCTTGACCACATTAAGTTCCCATTTGTCCCAGCAGCTGGCTGCAGCAGCTGGATTAGCACAGAGCCTCGCCAGTCATTCTGCCAGCATCGGCGGTGTGAAACTGCCCCCTATACAGCTACCTCAGAGCAACCCTGGCAGCACCGCAGTTCCATCCAGTAGTGGCTCTTCTCCAAATATTAATGTCCTGGCAGCAGTAGTTACGCCACCATCCTCAGACAAAGTGACTTCAAATGCTGGGGGCCCACAGCTCAGCAACCCACCAGTATCCACGTCATCCTCACCAGCTTTTGCAATAAGCAGTTTATTAAGTCCTGCATCGAATCCACGTCTACCTCAGTCTTCCCCCAGTAACTCTCTTTTCTCCAATCCCTTGCCCAGTATTGGAAGAACGGCAGAAGATTTGAACTCCTCGTCTGCGTTGGCACAGCAAAGGAAGAGCAAGCCACCCAACGTAACCGCCTTTGAAGCAAAGAGTACATCCGACGAGGCGTTCTTTAAACACAAGTGCAGGTTCTGTGCTAAGGTATTTGGGAGTGACAGTGCCTTGCAGATTCATTTACGCTCCCACACAGGGGAGAGGCCGTTCAAGTGCAACATCTGTGGGAACAGGTTTTCCACCAAGGGAAATCTGAAAGTCCACTTTCAGCGGCACAAGGAAAAATACCCTCACATTCAAATGAATCCCTACCCAGTGCCGGAGCATTTGGACAACATTCCAACCAGCACGGGCATCCCCTACGGCATGTCTATACCACCGGAGAAGCCGGTAACCAGCTGGTTGGACACTAAGCCAGTATTGCCTACTCTGACAACTTCGGTTGGGCTGCCACTCCCTCCAACAGTTCCAAGCTTGACGCCATTTATCAAAACCGAGGAGCCCCAACTTCTTCCTATTAGTCACCCTTCCAGTAGCCCTCCTTATTCTGTTAAAAGTGACTCGGGAGCTACTGATCTCAGCCTAAAAAACTCGAATGGACATTCAGATGAAGCGGAGACTGGCGCTTTGCCTACCTCAAACGGCAAAACTGAAGAAAGCCCACCAACGTCAAACACTTTCCTAAACGTCAGCAGCTCTCCTGCCGCCGACTCTGGCTCCAGCAGTATTGTCACTTTCACCAACCCACTAATGCCTCTGATGTCAGAACAGTTTAAAGCAAAGTTTCCATTCGGAGGTCTTTTAGAGTCTGCCCCAGCATCGGAGACATCAAAATTACAACAGCTGGTGGAAAACATTGACAAAAAGGCAACTGACCCAAACGAGTGTATTATTTGCCATCGAGTGCTCAGTTGCCAGAGTGCACTAAAAATGCATTATCGAACTCACACCGGCGAACGGCCGTTTAAGTGTAAAGTTTGTGGCCGTGCTTTCACTACAAAAGGAAATTTGAAGACCCATTACAGTGTCCACCGTGCCATGCCCCCACTAAGGGTCCAGCATTCCTGTCCAATCTGCCAGAAGAAATTCACTAATGCTGTGGTGCTACAGCAGCATATTAGGATGCACATGGGGGGCCAGATCCCCAACACGCCTGTCTCGGAAAACTATCCCGAGTCAATGGAATCTGACACTGGATCTTTTGACGACAAGACTCTTGATGACTTGGACAACTTTTCGGATGAGAACATGGAAGAGTGTCCTGACAGCAGTGTGCCAGACACACCTAAATCTGTTGATGCTTCCCAAGAcagcttctcctcttcccctctgcCTCTTGAAATCTCAAGTATTGCTGCTTTAGAAAATCAAATGAAGATGATTAACGCCGGgctggcagagcagcttcaggcAAGCTTGAGGTCGGCTGAAATTGGATCCGTGGAGGGGGATGTCATGACAAATGACTCGTCGTCCTCTGTTGGTGGAGATGTGGATAGCCAAAGCGCTGGAAGTCCTGCCATCTCCGAGTCTACCTACTCCATGCAGGCCTTATCCCCCGCCAACAGCACGAATGATTACCAGAAGTCCCCCTGCATGGAAGAGAAACAGCATGCAGCTTTATCAAGTGAGTTTGCCAATGGTTTGTCCCCAGCTTCTGCTAATGGGGGCACTTTGGACTTGACATCTAGTAACGCAGATAAAATGGTTAAAGAAGAGTCTTTAAGCATGCTATTTCCTTTCAGAGAACGGGGTAAATTTAGAAACACAGCATGTGATATTTGTGGCAAAACCTTTGCTTGTCAGAGTGCCTTGGACATTCATTATAGAAGCCATACCAAAGAGAGACCATTTATTTGCACAGTTTGCAATCGTGGCTTTTCCACAAAGGGTAATTTGAAGCAGCACATGTTGACACATCAGATGCGAGATCTACCATCACAGCTTTTTGAGCCCAACTCCAGTATTGGCACTAATCAGAACTCTTCAGTTGTACCTGCTAATTCTCTGTCAGCTCTCATAAAAACTGAGGTTAATGGTTTTCTGCATGGCTCTCCTCAGGATAATAAAGAACCACCGCCACCGCCCAGCATCGCGCCAGCAGGGCCCCTGCCATCTTCTGCCACGTCACCAGTTCTGCTCCCAACCCTACCAAGGAGGACTCCCAAGCAGCACTACTGCAACACGTGCGGGAAAACCTTTTCTTCCTCTAGTGCTTTACAGATTCACGAGAGAACGCACACTGGGGAAAAGCCATTTGCCTGCACTATATGTGGGAGAGCTTTCACCACAAAAGGCAATCTGAAG gttcACATGGGGACTCATATGTGGAACAGCACTCCTGCAAGAAGAGGCAGAAGGCTCTCCGTGGATGGCCCTATGACTTTCCTGGGGGGCAGTGCAATCAAGCTCCCTGAGATATTCCAGAAAGATTTGGCCGCCCGGGCCGCGAACGGCGATCCGTCCAGCTTCTGGAACCAATACGCCGCTGCCCTCTCCAACGGCCTGGCGATGAAGACCAACGAAATCTCGGTCATCCAGAACGGCGGCACCCCTCCTCTTCCTGGAAGCCTGGGGAACGGTGGCTGCTCGCCAGTGGGGGGCCTGACGGGAACCCTGGAGAAGCTGCAAAACTCTGAACCCAGCGCACCTCTAGCTGGTCTGGAGAGGATGACGAGCGGGGAGAATGGAACAAGCTTCCGGTTTACCCGTTTTGTAGAAGACAACAAAGAAATTGTAAcaaactag
- the SALL1 gene encoding sal-like protein 1 isoform X1, which translates to MKAGAVRSLGSPFPGVFSRGSPGDPFRLLCDLSPGELPARFISHPPSSVLLLGSSSSSSRPEGEGSPLSPLSNKVPFTRSLPLLQCTLDYLQLKIIRELNQMKCGQEDMKSEIKNDRDTERAQANRTTKSKDAHICGRCCAEFFELSDVLQHKKNCTKNQLVLIVNENAASPPEALSPSSPSDNPDEQMSDTVNNTDQVDRCDLSEHDKLDEEVCMDVEVSGINNTGSSSDSITESISSSNSSTVGTSTITTSLPQLGDLTTLGNFSVINSNVIIENLQSTKVAVAQFSQEARCKGASNNKLAVPALMEQLLALQQQQIHQLQLIEQIRHQILLLASQNTEMPVTSNASQGTLRPSTNPLTTLSSHLSQQLAAAAGLAQSLASHSASIGGVKLPPIQLPQSNPGSTAVPSSSGSSPNINVLAAVVTPPSSDKVTSNAGGPQLSNPPVSTSSSPAFAISSLLSPASNPRLPQSSPSNSLFSNPLPSIGRTAEDLNSSSALAQQRKSKPPNVTAFEAKSTSDEAFFKHKCRFCAKVFGSDSALQIHLRSHTGERPFKCNICGNRFSTKGNLKVHFQRHKEKYPHIQMNPYPVPEHLDNIPTSTGIPYGMSIPPEKPVTSWLDTKPVLPTLTTSVGLPLPPTVPSLTPFIKTEEPQLLPISHPSSSPPYSVKSDSGATDLSLKNSNGHSDEAETGALPTSNGKTEESPPTSNTFLNVSSSPAADSGSSSIVTFTNPLMPLMSEQFKAKFPFGGLLESAPASETSKLQQLVENIDKKATDPNECIICHRVLSCQSALKMHYRTHTGERPFKCKVCGRAFTTKGNLKTHYSVHRAMPPLRVQHSCPICQKKFTNAVVLQQHIRMHMGGQIPNTPVSENYPESMESDTGSFDDKTLDDLDNFSDENMEECPDSSVPDTPKSVDASQDSFSSSPLPLEISSIAALENQMKMINAGLAEQLQASLRSAEIGSVEGDVMTNDSSSSVGGDVDSQSAGSPAISESTYSMQALSPANSTNDYQKSPCMEEKQHAALSSEFANGLSPASANGGTLDLTSSNADKMVKEESLSMLFPFRERGKFRNTACDICGKTFACQSALDIHYRSHTKERPFICTVCNRGFSTKGNLKQHMLTHQMRDLPSQLFEPNSSIGTNQNSSVVPANSLSALIKTEVNGFLHGSPQDNKEPPPPPSIAPAGPLPSSATSPVLLPTLPRRTPKQHYCNTCGKTFSSSSALQIHERTHTGEKPFACTICGRAFTTKGNLKVHMGTHMWNSTPARRGRRLSVDGPMTFLGGSAIKLPEIFQKDLAARAANGDPSSFWNQYAAALSNGLAMKTNEISVIQNGGTPPLPGSLGNGGCSPVGGLTGTLEKLQNSEPSAPLAGLERMTSGENGTSFRFTRFVEDNKEIVTN; encoded by the exons ATGAAAGCTGGTGCTGTCCGCAGCCTGGGATCGCCCTTCCCTGGCGTTTTTTCTCGCGGAAGTCCGGGGGACCCCTTTCGCCTCCTCTGCGACCTGAGCCCTGGAGAGTTGCCGGCGCGATTtatctcccacccaccctcctcCGTTTTGCTTTTAgggtccagcagcagcagctcccgtCCTGAGGGGGAGGGCTCGCCGCTTTCCCCCTTATCTAATAAAGTTCCCTTTACGCGatcccttcctcttctgcaaT GTACATTGGATTACTTACAGTTAAAGATCATCAGAGAATTAAACCAGATGAAGTGTGGACAAGAAGACATgaaatcagaaataaaaaatgata GAGACACTGAGAGGGCTCAAGCAAATCGAACAACAAAGAGCAAGGATGCTCATATCTGTGGCAGGTGCTGCGCCGAGTTCTTTGAATTATCAGATGTCCTGCAACACAAGAAGAACTGCACCAAAAATCAATTGGTTCTAATTGTGAATGAAAATGCAGCTTCTCCTCCTGAAGCGCTCTCTCCAAGTTCCCCTTCGGATAATCCTGATGAGCAGATGAGTGACACAGTTAATAACACGGATCAAGTCGACCGCTGCGACCTTTCGGAGCATGACAAACTTGACGAGGAAGTGTGCATGGACGTGGAGGTTTCCGGCATTAACAATACAGGTAGCAGCTCCGATAGCATCACCGAGAGTATTTCAAGCAGTAACAGTTCCACGGTGGGTACCTCAACTATCACAACCTCTCTACCTCAACTAGGGGATCTGACAACACTGGGCAATTTTTCAGTGATAAATAGTAATGTCATAATTGAAAACCTCCAGAGCACTAAAGTGGCAGTAGCACAGTTTTCGCAGGAAGCCCGGTGTAAAGGGGCCTCGAACAATAAACTTGCTGTGCCTGCCCTGATGGAGCAGCTTTTGGCTTTACAACAGCAGCAGATCCACCAGTTGCAGCTGATCGAACAAATCCGGCACCAAATATTATTGTTGGCGTCTCAAAATACCGAAATGCCAGTAACGTCTAATGCCTCTCAAGGTACTCTCCGGCCATCTACCAACCCCTTGACCACATTAAGTTCCCATTTGTCCCAGCAGCTGGCTGCAGCAGCTGGATTAGCACAGAGCCTCGCCAGTCATTCTGCCAGCATCGGCGGTGTGAAACTGCCCCCTATACAGCTACCTCAGAGCAACCCTGGCAGCACCGCAGTTCCATCCAGTAGTGGCTCTTCTCCAAATATTAATGTCCTGGCAGCAGTAGTTACGCCACCATCCTCAGACAAAGTGACTTCAAATGCTGGGGGCCCACAGCTCAGCAACCCACCAGTATCCACGTCATCCTCACCAGCTTTTGCAATAAGCAGTTTATTAAGTCCTGCATCGAATCCACGTCTACCTCAGTCTTCCCCCAGTAACTCTCTTTTCTCCAATCCCTTGCCCAGTATTGGAAGAACGGCAGAAGATTTGAACTCCTCGTCTGCGTTGGCACAGCAAAGGAAGAGCAAGCCACCCAACGTAACCGCCTTTGAAGCAAAGAGTACATCCGACGAGGCGTTCTTTAAACACAAGTGCAGGTTCTGTGCTAAGGTATTTGGGAGTGACAGTGCCTTGCAGATTCATTTACGCTCCCACACAGGGGAGAGGCCGTTCAAGTGCAACATCTGTGGGAACAGGTTTTCCACCAAGGGAAATCTGAAAGTCCACTTTCAGCGGCACAAGGAAAAATACCCTCACATTCAAATGAATCCCTACCCAGTGCCGGAGCATTTGGACAACATTCCAACCAGCACGGGCATCCCCTACGGCATGTCTATACCACCGGAGAAGCCGGTAACCAGCTGGTTGGACACTAAGCCAGTATTGCCTACTCTGACAACTTCGGTTGGGCTGCCACTCCCTCCAACAGTTCCAAGCTTGACGCCATTTATCAAAACCGAGGAGCCCCAACTTCTTCCTATTAGTCACCCTTCCAGTAGCCCTCCTTATTCTGTTAAAAGTGACTCGGGAGCTACTGATCTCAGCCTAAAAAACTCGAATGGACATTCAGATGAAGCGGAGACTGGCGCTTTGCCTACCTCAAACGGCAAAACTGAAGAAAGCCCACCAACGTCAAACACTTTCCTAAACGTCAGCAGCTCTCCTGCCGCCGACTCTGGCTCCAGCAGTATTGTCACTTTCACCAACCCACTAATGCCTCTGATGTCAGAACAGTTTAAAGCAAAGTTTCCATTCGGAGGTCTTTTAGAGTCTGCCCCAGCATCGGAGACATCAAAATTACAACAGCTGGTGGAAAACATTGACAAAAAGGCAACTGACCCAAACGAGTGTATTATTTGCCATCGAGTGCTCAGTTGCCAGAGTGCACTAAAAATGCATTATCGAACTCACACCGGCGAACGGCCGTTTAAGTGTAAAGTTTGTGGCCGTGCTTTCACTACAAAAGGAAATTTGAAGACCCATTACAGTGTCCACCGTGCCATGCCCCCACTAAGGGTCCAGCATTCCTGTCCAATCTGCCAGAAGAAATTCACTAATGCTGTGGTGCTACAGCAGCATATTAGGATGCACATGGGGGGCCAGATCCCCAACACGCCTGTCTCGGAAAACTATCCCGAGTCAATGGAATCTGACACTGGATCTTTTGACGACAAGACTCTTGATGACTTGGACAACTTTTCGGATGAGAACATGGAAGAGTGTCCTGACAGCAGTGTGCCAGACACACCTAAATCTGTTGATGCTTCCCAAGAcagcttctcctcttcccctctgcCTCTTGAAATCTCAAGTATTGCTGCTTTAGAAAATCAAATGAAGATGATTAACGCCGGgctggcagagcagcttcaggcAAGCTTGAGGTCGGCTGAAATTGGATCCGTGGAGGGGGATGTCATGACAAATGACTCGTCGTCCTCTGTTGGTGGAGATGTGGATAGCCAAAGCGCTGGAAGTCCTGCCATCTCCGAGTCTACCTACTCCATGCAGGCCTTATCCCCCGCCAACAGCACGAATGATTACCAGAAGTCCCCCTGCATGGAAGAGAAACAGCATGCAGCTTTATCAAGTGAGTTTGCCAATGGTTTGTCCCCAGCTTCTGCTAATGGGGGCACTTTGGACTTGACATCTAGTAACGCAGATAAAATGGTTAAAGAAGAGTCTTTAAGCATGCTATTTCCTTTCAGAGAACGGGGTAAATTTAGAAACACAGCATGTGATATTTGTGGCAAAACCTTTGCTTGTCAGAGTGCCTTGGACATTCATTATAGAAGCCATACCAAAGAGAGACCATTTATTTGCACAGTTTGCAATCGTGGCTTTTCCACAAAGGGTAATTTGAAGCAGCACATGTTGACACATCAGATGCGAGATCTACCATCACAGCTTTTTGAGCCCAACTCCAGTATTGGCACTAATCAGAACTCTTCAGTTGTACCTGCTAATTCTCTGTCAGCTCTCATAAAAACTGAGGTTAATGGTTTTCTGCATGGCTCTCCTCAGGATAATAAAGAACCACCGCCACCGCCCAGCATCGCGCCAGCAGGGCCCCTGCCATCTTCTGCCACGTCACCAGTTCTGCTCCCAACCCTACCAAGGAGGACTCCCAAGCAGCACTACTGCAACACGTGCGGGAAAACCTTTTCTTCCTCTAGTGCTTTACAGATTCACGAGAGAACGCACACTGGGGAAAAGCCATTTGCCTGCACTATATGTGGGAGAGCTTTCACCACAAAAGGCAATCTGAAG gttcACATGGGGACTCATATGTGGAACAGCACTCCTGCAAGAAGAGGCAGAAGGCTCTCCGTGGATGGCCCTATGACTTTCCTGGGGGGCAGTGCAATCAAGCTCCCTGAGATATTCCAGAAAGATTTGGCCGCCCGGGCCGCGAACGGCGATCCGTCCAGCTTCTGGAACCAATACGCCGCTGCCCTCTCCAACGGCCTGGCGATGAAGACCAACGAAATCTCGGTCATCCAGAACGGCGGCACCCCTCCTCTTCCTGGAAGCCTGGGGAACGGTGGCTGCTCGCCAGTGGGGGGCCTGACGGGAACCCTGGAGAAGCTGCAAAACTCTGAACCCAGCGCACCTCTAGCTGGTCTGGAGAGGATGACGAGCGGGGAGAATGGAACAAGCTTCCGGTTTACCCGTTTTGTAGAAGACAACAAAGAAATTGTAAcaaactag